The genomic region aattttttttattgtaaatatgtcactttgtttaatttttgtaatttttttttgtttagttcttaaaatgtccttgatttttttaattcttgcaattatgtcattttgttttattttaatttataatggtATAACACTTTAGTATTTATTAACGATGATATCGTTATTTAATGATTTGATATTTCATGACATCATTGTGACATTATTATTGTTAGCCACACTACTTAATGGAATACTAAAGATAGagacattttcttaaaaaattaataggggtcaaaataaaaaaaaattaaggatcaaaattaaaatgtaaaaaattatttaagccaAGAAAATTTGTTAACTAACTTATTTAGGTGacgttaataaaaataatattaaataaaaaaatatattttactattaaaagttgaaattataTCATTCATTAGTAAATTATAACTGCCGAGTGTGTATTCATTCTTgtgtgaaaattttaaataagagaTACACAAAGAAGTTAAAACACTCAATTGCTCTATGTGTGTATATCTCTCCTATTGGAGATTTTCAAGACGGGAGAGGATACACAACTAGCTCTAATAGAAATTACTAAATATTCTCACTAATAATAGTCTTAGATATATAAAACACTCTTAGTAAACTATATAGATTGGAGCAACAATTAATTTCTGTCAGAGACCTAGTGGTGCAGTAGAAACTCTGCAACCTCTAGCTCATAGCTCCCCCACCACCATGTGGCTTTGTTGCAGCATGCATTGGTCAACTAGGCTAAGCTGGATGGACACATGATGAATTAATAGGTGTTGGGGACCCCAAAATGTACCATGAACACAGAAAGTGACATATGGTGAGTGAGGAAATTGAGGTATTAAAACAAATGTGGTAATCAATTATGCTCCAAATCCAAAGAACAAAAAGTGGCAGCAACAATCTGAAAGAAAATGTAAGAGCATCAAGGTATAATCATGTCTTAAAGTTTCTTAATACAAGGTATAATAATGTCTTAAAAGCTACTTTAGACTTAATCAGAATCTCTGGTCCCACACCCTATTCACTCCCTATCTCGCACATCTTATAGCAGCAGTAAAGTAATGGTGTGCACAACTATCAGAAGTCCAAAAGATCCAATCATCACCTGCAGCCACCCACAATAGAATATGACACCCCAATCAGTAATCCACCAAAATATGAAGACAGATAGACAATGGTCAATGGGGATCAAAAGTGAATGCCATTGTAACTATAATACTTATAGTTTTGATAATAATTAACACATTTATCATGCACAAAGAACATTAATGTGCAAGTATACTAACATAAACAGAAAACCAACAAATATTCTATAATATTGTCCAGTTTCTATAATCAAGTTAGAGAACTGTACActgacaaatatatataaatagagtGAGATGATAAATACTGATAATCATATTTgttttactattatttattttttcattcaaaaatcattttaaattatggTCGTACTTGACATTTTATCATGatctttatgaaaaattatgaataaatatgATTGATGCTACCTCAATTATGTTCTTAAATACTCCAAAAACCTTCAGGTTGCTATCATAATTATAGTTgcaaattattgattaaaactTTTTTGATAGAACTCATGTTAATTCTACTAACAGATTGGAGTCCTATATTTTCTtctattcatttattatttagatggaaacatgaattttattaaataaatggaggagagaataagaaaagaatgtattaaaaaaatgagagagagagagagaaagacctGTAGTTCATGACCACTAGAGGTGGGAAGAGGGTGTATAGAAGAAGCAGAGTCAACTTCATCAGTGGGAAGAGGAACTGCAGGGTTACTGCTAATAAAGGGCATGCTGCTACTTTTATATGGCACCATTGGAGCTGTCACACTTGCTGAAGGTGAAGGACCAGGTGAAGCTGCATGCAGAGGATTATTGTAATGCCATGGATATAAAGGAGATGGTGACACTTCAccagaaaatggagctggaggCATTGCTGAAGCATGTGGTGTGGCTGCCGCTGCTACTGAAGTGATGACCTTAATTGCTAGCTTCTGAGAAGCTTGACATGCTTTGAGAGACCCATCATTGAAGCTAAAGTAGAAGAAACCAGGCCGTGATGGATGCCACTGACAACATTAACATATAATTGGTATAAGAAAACAATGAcacaaaatgtttaatttttcaagaattttcttatttaatttatcttatattttaagatgttagatatattgattttttttgtttattattttctttataaagtaTTACAAGATAAGATTAATACGATTAAGCCAATTTAtttgtagttatttttattttggtggtttctattttttaatcttgataGCTCTCATGATAAAAGTTTAAAACTTTATATCAAAGATCAACATATAGGTTATCCAAATGAAACTTCAATTCTGATAAGAGAATagtatacaaaatatttaaggaACTACATACGAGTTTTATTCATAGAATTATGACAGGTGGATAtaacaatttcatatttttaatttttttttttcaaaatcaatggtTTTGGAAGAACTTACAAAGCACCCAGATGAAAAGTTTTGAAGGGCCTTACCATGTAGGAAGCAGTGTTGGGGTTGGTGAGAAGAGTTGCTTGTGTGAAATTGCAGAGGTCAAAGGCTTTCTGGTTCTTGAAAATGTAGATGTTGTGGTGTTGCTTGTGattgaaaactgaaacagaGGCAAAGCAGAGAGTAATGTTAGTTGCTAGTGTTAAAGAATACTTATTACAAAGATTccaattgctttttttttttttttttcatttctgggCTACTATTAGTAGTAATGTAGTACTCACTGATGGAATCTCCAATGTGAACTGTGGGGTTCTTCCACTCTGAAGACCCATCAACTAGAATGGTGGTGCAATGAGAATAGTGGAATAGTAAAGGTAgaagagtgaagaagaaaatgggaAAGGACATTATCATTAATATGCTTTTTTCTCAGAAGGAAAATTTGGAAGAGAAATGGTTATGGAAGCTTTGCAGCTTTTTATGTTATATATCTCTCTGATGGTCCAGTTTACTGTCTCTCTCCCTTGGGAAATTAAggaatagaaaaacaaaaagtaaaatggATGTATGAAAAAATTTTGGGTGGTGAAAGCATGGTAGAATGTTAGTGGGGAGGCAGACTTTTAAATTTTCAGAAGGAAAAATTGGAAAATCAAACTCAAACTCTATTCAACACTTAAGGAGGGAAATGAAAAGCAGAAAAAGAGATATTTGTGTATAGCAGGAGTTATAGTTGTATAGgaaaagatatataaaaaataataataagtgttATTGAAATCTACAATATAAATTTGTTAagtaacataaattaaatttattatcctTAAATAAAGTCTTAGATTCTGTTTTGTTGAAGgcataaacatgtttgaaaagaAGACTCTTGTGAAAATAGTTGATCAAGTtttctgataaaaaatatttaattgacaaaacaaataaatacttctaataatataatgaaaagaatataaaaagtctttgataaattattattcttgtCAGAAATGTTTGGGTTTGGTTGGTGAAGAATTTGAATAGgtgtttgatattattttataaactagaaggatatttttctctctctcaaagagtgatggataattttttatttaagattatacgtaatttttcatcaaaagtgattttatttaatttaaaaacattattctCCTTATTTACGATATGATGGAGCAGTTTTTTTACCTGGATGTTTTTTACACAAAAGTCCATCTCGaaatttagataaatattaaatacatataacttaaatcaatatttcaaaatttgattttatttctgaaaaatctgtcataaaaaaattaagtaaagaaaatgataaaaaaaaaaagcagaagcAGCATGATGAGGACTGAGGAGAATTGGGTCCAACGGAAATACGATGATGAGGATTATTACTCTAAAAGACTTTTTTCTTGGGTGTTACAGTCTATCTCCAAATTCACTTGGTtgataaaaattgtaaaaggGGATTCAGATATGGAGCTCCATGTACAAAAATTGAGAAGTGTTTATCGCAAAATATTGTCCAACATactggagaaaaaaataatcaagacgtacaaaaataaatttagagaCGGAAAAAATTAGTTAGAAACAGCTTCTAATTCCGTCTCTGATTAGTCCATTTAATTTCCTTTCAATATATGTATTTAGACCAACAAAGGTGGATTCAGCAAGAAGGGGTTAATCGTTTACAATTTGATAAACCAAGGTTTGAATCTCGTTGGGAGAGCTGCATTGCATTTAGTACCCGAATATggcttaaaaacaaaaagaaatatatgtaTTTAGAGACGGAAATTTCTGTGACTGAAGAGCCCCTTTAAATTCCTAAATCATTTTCTGACGTATAGGCACACTAAGCCCTTTCTGAACAAACCCTTCGCTTTGCTATTTGCTTATCTGAGCGAGGTTAAACCCTGTAGAAGTAACTTCTACACCATTACATTTACAGTATCTTCTACACAATATGTATAGTCCCTAGCTGCCTTTTTTGTATAATAGTGTGAAAAATGTGGAGAGCCTACTTAACTCTTGTTTTGCACAAAAATGTTAGAATAAATGGTTATGGTGACTCTTCCATGAGCACCAACCGTTAGAACTTAGAAGGTGTAAAGGGGTTGTTGTTATGAAAAAAACTCTGGTTTTTCCAAAGATTAAGGGAAAAAAGCTGTATTGGATAGGGGATTAACATTTTAAAGTTgtactctaattttttttatcaaatatttattaattttatcgatGATTAATCTTcgttagataatttttttgacCACCTTCCATAGAAGTGTGACTCTATATATAGATGATATTAATTCCTGACTTGTAACGGTATGGTTTTTAATCCTTTTGGGTGGTTTCAATAGACACATTGCAATGCATAATTGTTGACATCACTTGCTTAATAATACAGCAAGGGATTTTCGTTTGAGGACTATGGAATATGAAGTGCTACTTTTATTACCATTCTTAATAATACATTCTTTATATTTGTGATTGTGATGCCACGTTTCAATTCCTTCTACTGTTAGGAGATTACTTTTTCCTTTCCAAAACATACATTTGTGATTTGAGTCCCTATATGCATTTTTCTTTGTGTGCAACATGTTCTACTGGCATTATTAATAACACATTATTCATGACTCTATCTACCTCCCCAGTCTACCCACCATTGTCccctttcatttttattgagtACAATAATTTATGTCAATTAAAGGTAAAAACAATGAATCAACATGTGTAGCCACTTGGCAATTCTTATTTTGAACCTGCTCTTCTGAAGCTCTTTTTTTTCAGTCTTAAGATGATTTACTGCTCTATTGTGTTGTCTTTCTTTTTGTACCATAATAAGTTAGTAAAGATTAATTGAAGACTTAACTGAAATCTGAAGGCAGTGTTAATTGTTTAAATAGTTTAATAAATTTGCTAGATGTGTAGTAATGGAGTTCAGCCAAAGGATGAGGCTAATTAGCACAATTGATGCTAATCATATGCTATCTTGTTCAAGTCTAACATTTTTTGCCCCAACTTTTAGGCTCATTTTCTATAATCACGTTTCCCTGTCTTATATCATTGAGTGCTCTTTGTATATCAACATTATATCAATGATTAAACCCCAAAaagtaacttttaattttggGTGGATCTTGGTAATTTAAATTTGgtccaaataaaattaatgttacaaatgtttttttttttttcttcttcgtaAGATTTTGATGCAGGGAATTAATTAGAAAT from Glycine soja cultivar W05 chromosome 16, ASM419377v2, whole genome shotgun sequence harbors:
- the LOC114390287 gene encoding uncharacterized protein LOC114390287 — protein: MIMSFPIFFFTLLPLLFHYSHCTTILVDGSSEWKNPTVHIGDSIIFNHKQHHNIYIFKNQKAFDLCNFTQATLLTNPNTASYMWHPSRPGFFYFSFNDGSLKACQASQKLAIKVITSVAAAATPHASAMPPAPFSGEVSPSPLYPWHYNNPLHAASPGPSPSASVTAPMVPYKSSSMPFISSNPAVPLPTDEVDSASSIHPLPTSSGHELQVMIGSFGLLIVVHTITLLLL